One Luteibacter sp. 9135 DNA segment encodes these proteins:
- a CDS encoding glutathione S-transferase family protein: MGLLVEGRWTTAGYDTGKSGGRFEREPTRFRHWITPDGAPGPTGEGGFTAEPGRYHLYIARACPWAHRTAIFRELKGLDTLIGLSVTHWLMGDEGWTFEPADGVIADTVNHTRCVHELYRLSDATVSGRATVPVLWDKQRRCIVSNESADIIRMLNTAFDGIGATPGDFYPESLRGQIDGYNARIYDTVNNGVYKAGFAGTQAAYDEAVHPLFNTLDWLESHLRDHRYLCGDTVTEADWRLFTTLIRFDAAYHGHFKCNLRRLVDYPALQAYTRALYQVPGIRGTVDFAHIKKHYYLSHPWLDPTGIVPVGPDADFDAPQPAP; the protein is encoded by the coding sequence ATGGGGCTGCTCGTCGAAGGCAGATGGACCACCGCGGGCTACGACACCGGCAAGAGCGGTGGACGCTTCGAGCGCGAGCCGACCCGTTTCCGCCACTGGATCACCCCCGATGGCGCGCCCGGCCCGACCGGCGAGGGCGGCTTCACGGCCGAGCCCGGCCGCTATCACCTTTACATCGCCCGGGCCTGCCCCTGGGCGCATCGCACGGCGATCTTCCGCGAGCTTAAGGGACTGGACACCCTGATCGGGCTGTCGGTCACCCACTGGCTGATGGGCGATGAGGGTTGGACGTTCGAGCCCGCCGACGGCGTGATCGCGGACACGGTCAACCACACCCGCTGCGTCCACGAGCTCTATCGGTTGTCCGACGCGACCGTGTCGGGGCGCGCCACCGTACCGGTCCTTTGGGACAAACAGCGACGCTGCATCGTCAGCAACGAGTCGGCGGACATCATCCGCATGCTCAACACGGCATTCGACGGTATCGGCGCCACCCCGGGGGATTTTTATCCGGAGTCGCTGCGCGGGCAGATCGACGGCTACAATGCGCGTATCTACGATACGGTGAACAATGGCGTGTACAAGGCGGGCTTCGCCGGTACCCAGGCGGCCTACGACGAGGCCGTCCACCCGCTTTTCAATACGCTGGACTGGCTGGAAAGCCACCTGCGCGACCATCGCTACCTGTGCGGCGACACCGTGACCGAGGCCGACTGGCGGCTGTTCACCACCCTGATCCGCTTCGACGCGGCGTACCACGGCCACTTCAAATGCAATCTTCGCCGCCTGGTCGACTATCCCGCGCTCCAGGCGTATACGCGCGCGTTGTATCAAGTGCCCGGCATCCGCGGAACGGTCGACTTCGCGCACATCAAAAAGCACTATTACCTGAGCCACCCCTGGCTGGACCCGACGGGCATCGTTCCCGTCGGCCCGGATGCCGACTTCGACGCGCCCCAACCGGCGCCTTGA
- a CDS encoding serine hydrolase, which yields MSRLRVRHILAVGGAGLACALAAPAQDAASAPAAATTAAPARPAALADFDAYVDATRKQFDVPGIAVAIVKDGRIVLEMGSGVRKLGDPKKVDAHTQFAIASNTKAFTAASLAILADENKLDMNDRVVDRLPWFQMSDPFVTREMRIRDLLAHRSGLSLGAGDLLYWPTTSYTTREVVQRLRYVPLTNSFRAEYAYDNILFAVAGLVVEEVTGKPWADFVRDRIFVPLGMTESQTHAPTTIGPNDDIATGHAKFDFKDLKPVGPMSWSNNPSAGGIYSSVHDLSKWLTMQLAGGTYTDAAGKSQRLFSEKRQAEMWSLITPIRIPEPTVPELKAARPNFSGYGEGWFVSDYRGHKLVWHTGGWPGMVSRVTMVPDLKLGIVVLTNQESGAAFQAVTMRALDAFTDAPKTDWIAAYAAGVKKSEGNADDSMKTHEAARMKGTKPSLSLDGYVGTYRDPWYGDVKVTRQGGKLVMTFTKTAQLTGTLEPWQHDTFIAHWDDRSLNGDAFVNFALDPDGKVREIRMEPVSPLTDFSFDFQDLRLTPVK from the coding sequence ATGTCGCGTCTTCGTGTTCGTCATATCCTCGCCGTCGGTGGCGCGGGCCTCGCCTGCGCACTGGCCGCGCCGGCGCAGGATGCGGCTTCGGCGCCAGCCGCGGCCACGACCGCGGCACCGGCCCGTCCAGCCGCCCTGGCCGACTTCGACGCCTACGTCGATGCCACGCGCAAGCAGTTCGACGTGCCCGGCATCGCGGTGGCCATCGTGAAGGACGGCCGGATCGTGCTGGAGATGGGCTCGGGTGTGCGTAAGCTGGGTGACCCGAAGAAGGTGGACGCACACACGCAATTCGCCATCGCATCCAACACCAAGGCGTTCACCGCCGCGTCGCTGGCCATCCTCGCCGACGAGAACAAGCTGGACATGAACGATCGCGTGGTCGACCGGCTGCCGTGGTTCCAGATGTCCGATCCGTTCGTCACCCGCGAGATGCGCATCCGCGACCTGCTCGCGCACCGCAGCGGTCTGAGCCTGGGCGCGGGCGACCTGCTGTACTGGCCGACCACCTCGTACACCACCCGCGAAGTGGTGCAGCGCCTCCGCTACGTGCCGCTGACCAACAGCTTCCGCGCCGAGTACGCGTACGACAACATCCTCTTCGCCGTGGCCGGCCTGGTGGTGGAGGAAGTCACCGGCAAGCCGTGGGCCGACTTCGTTCGCGACCGCATCTTCGTGCCGCTGGGTATGACCGAATCGCAGACGCACGCACCGACCACGATCGGGCCGAACGACGATATCGCCACGGGCCATGCCAAGTTCGACTTCAAGGACCTCAAGCCGGTCGGGCCGATGTCGTGGAGCAACAATCCGTCCGCCGGCGGCATCTATTCGAGCGTGCACGACCTGTCGAAGTGGCTGACCATGCAGCTGGCCGGCGGTACCTACACCGACGCCGCCGGCAAGTCGCAACGCCTGTTCAGCGAGAAGCGCCAGGCCGAGATGTGGTCGCTGATCACGCCCATCCGCATTCCTGAACCCACCGTGCCCGAACTGAAGGCGGCCAGGCCGAACTTCTCGGGCTACGGCGAGGGCTGGTTCGTCTCCGACTACCGCGGCCACAAGCTGGTCTGGCACACCGGCGGCTGGCCCGGCATGGTCTCGCGCGTGACCATGGTGCCCGATCTCAAGCTGGGCATCGTGGTGCTGACCAACCAGGAGAGCGGCGCCGCCTTCCAGGCGGTCACCATGCGCGCTCTCGATGCCTTCACCGATGCACCGAAGACGGATTGGATCGCCGCCTACGCGGCCGGCGTGAAGAAATCCGAGGGCAACGCTGACGACAGCATGAAGACACACGAAGCGGCGCGCATGAAAGGCACGAAACCGTCGCTCTCACTGGACGGCTACGTCGGCACGTATCGCGATCCCTGGTACGGCGACGTCAAGGTAACCCGCCAGGGCGGCAAGCTGGTCATGACGTTCACCAAGACCGCCCAGCTCACCGGCACGCTGGAGCCGTGGCAGCACGACACGTTCATCGCCCACTGGGACGATCGCTCGCTCAACGGCGACGCGTTCGTCAACTTCGCGCTGGACCCGGACGGCAAGGTCCGCGAGATCCGCATGGAACCGGTATCGCCGCTGACGGATTTCAGCTTCGACTTCCAGGACCTGCGGCTCACGCCCGTGAAGTAA
- a CDS encoding Pr6Pr family membrane protein, translated as MSPRVGAVSHLFALVVAAVAWPALMLQYWLSLWSAPWPEATLRFFSFFTILSNLLVALVATAWVTGGSWAPVRFWRGPRVRGLAALSISVTCLVYAAVLQSLWHPMGPELVADRALHYVVPFLFLVWWIALLPHGSLDWGDALRWLGFPVVFLAWTLARGAVVHEYPYPFMDVRHLGYAAVLLNSALVGALFLGLGMGLVAMDRALARGLRARP; from the coding sequence ATGTCGCCACGCGTGGGTGCCGTCTCCCATCTGTTCGCCCTGGTCGTCGCGGCGGTGGCGTGGCCGGCGCTGATGCTGCAGTACTGGCTGTCGCTGTGGTCCGCGCCATGGCCCGAGGCGACCCTGCGCTTTTTCAGCTTTTTCACCATCCTGTCCAACCTGCTGGTGGCCCTCGTGGCCACCGCGTGGGTCACTGGTGGCAGCTGGGCGCCCGTGCGGTTCTGGCGCGGTCCGCGGGTACGCGGACTGGCGGCGCTGTCGATCTCGGTCACCTGCCTGGTCTATGCGGCCGTGCTGCAGTCGCTGTGGCATCCGATGGGGCCGGAACTCGTCGCCGATCGGGCCCTCCATTACGTGGTGCCGTTCCTGTTCCTGGTCTGGTGGATCGCCCTGTTGCCCCACGGGTCGCTGGACTGGGGCGATGCGTTGCGCTGGCTGGGGTTTCCCGTGGTGTTCCTCGCCTGGACGCTTGCGCGGGGCGCCGTGGTGCATGAATACCCGTACCCGTTCATGGACGTGAGGCACCTGGGCTATGCCGCCGTACTGCTCAACAGTGCGCTTGTGGGTGCGCTGTTTCTCGGGCTGGGCATGGGCCTGGTCGCGATGGACCGTGCACTCGCACGTGGTCTTCGGGCACGCCCGTAA
- a CDS encoding ABC transporter ATP-binding protein: protein MIFRWFESLIDIFREVPDQTPPKGVVRFYAFYLRQVWKIFGAALVVGLAVALIEVALFDFLGRLVDMAQKTPAATFFATHARTLWWMGFVVVVLRPVSIGLHDLLVNQALNPGMTSMMRWQHHRYVLKQSLSFFQNDFAGRIANRIMQTAPSLRQSAVQVVDALWYVTVYAGTSIYLFARADIWLAMPLVGWIACYVGMLVFFVPRVKERSWKASEARSKLMGRIVDGYSNVMTLKLFAHTNREEAYAKEAIVEQTDKVRSSSRMVTTMDASITALNGLLIAGTSILALWLWSRGTVSTGQVALAVGLVIRINNMSGWIMWVVNGIFEDVGTVQDGITTLAQERTVVDRADAAPLEVTRGEVHFKDIHFHYGKAGGIIGGLDLTVRAGEKIGLVGPSGAGKSTMVNVLLRLYDLEDGQILIDGQDVAGVTQESLRSKIGVVTQDTSLLHRSIRDNLLYGRPDATEAEMAEAVRQARADEFIPLLSDGEGRTGYDAHAGERGVKLSGGQRQRIAIARVLLKDAPILVLDEATSALDSEAEAAIQESLETLMRGKTVIAIAHRLSTIAKMDRLVVMDHGAIVETGTHVELIAHGGLYARLWAHQTGGFVGAE, encoded by the coding sequence ATGATATTTCGCTGGTTCGAATCCCTGATCGACATCTTCCGCGAGGTCCCCGACCAGACCCCGCCGAAGGGCGTCGTGCGTTTCTACGCGTTCTACCTCCGCCAGGTATGGAAGATCTTCGGTGCCGCGCTGGTCGTGGGCTTGGCCGTGGCCCTGATCGAAGTCGCGCTGTTCGACTTCCTCGGCCGGCTGGTGGACATGGCGCAGAAGACGCCCGCCGCCACGTTCTTCGCCACCCATGCCCGCACCCTGTGGTGGATGGGCTTCGTGGTAGTGGTGTTGCGTCCCGTCTCCATCGGCCTGCACGACCTGCTGGTCAACCAGGCGCTGAATCCCGGCATGACCAGCATGATGCGCTGGCAGCACCATCGTTACGTGCTGAAGCAGAGCCTCTCGTTCTTCCAGAACGATTTCGCCGGGCGCATCGCCAACCGCATCATGCAGACGGCACCGTCGCTGCGGCAGTCCGCCGTGCAGGTGGTCGATGCGCTGTGGTACGTCACGGTGTACGCGGGCACCTCCATCTACCTGTTCGCGCGGGCGGACATCTGGCTGGCGATGCCGCTGGTGGGCTGGATCGCCTGCTACGTCGGCATGCTGGTGTTCTTCGTGCCACGCGTGAAGGAGCGCTCCTGGAAGGCCTCCGAGGCTCGTTCCAAGCTCATGGGCCGTATCGTCGACGGCTACAGCAACGTGATGACGCTCAAGCTGTTCGCGCATACCAACCGCGAAGAAGCCTACGCGAAGGAAGCCATCGTCGAGCAGACCGACAAGGTGCGCTCGTCCAGCCGCATGGTCACCACCATGGACGCGTCGATCACCGCCCTCAACGGTCTGCTGATCGCCGGCACCAGCATCCTGGCCCTGTGGCTGTGGTCGCGCGGCACCGTGTCCACCGGTCAGGTGGCGCTCGCGGTGGGCCTGGTCATTCGTATCAACAACATGTCCGGCTGGATCATGTGGGTGGTCAACGGCATCTTCGAGGATGTCGGCACCGTGCAGGACGGCATCACCACGCTGGCGCAGGAGCGCACGGTGGTGGACCGTGCCGACGCGGCGCCGCTGGAGGTCACCCGCGGCGAGGTGCACTTCAAGGACATCCACTTCCACTATGGCAAGGCCGGCGGCATCATCGGCGGCCTCGATCTCACGGTGCGCGCCGGTGAAAAGATCGGCTTGGTCGGCCCGTCCGGCGCGGGCAAGTCCACCATGGTCAACGTGCTGCTGCGCCTTTACGACCTTGAGGACGGCCAGATCCTCATCGATGGCCAGGACGTGGCCGGGGTGACCCAGGAATCCCTGCGTTCGAAGATCGGCGTGGTCACCCAGGACACCTCGCTGCTGCACCGGTCCATTCGCGACAACCTGCTCTACGGGCGCCCCGATGCCACCGAGGCCGAGATGGCCGAGGCGGTGCGCCAGGCACGCGCGGACGAGTTCATTCCGCTGCTGTCCGACGGCGAGGGCCGCACCGGCTACGACGCCCACGCGGGCGAGCGCGGCGTCAAACTGTCCGGCGGGCAGCGACAGCGCATCGCCATCGCGCGGGTGCTGCTCAAGGACGCGCCCATCCTGGTACTGGACGAAGCCACCTCGGCGCTGGATTCCGAAGCCGAGGCCGCCATCCAGGAAAGCCTGGAAACGTTGATGCGCGGCAAGACCGTCATCGCCATCGCGCACCGCCTGTCCACCATCGCGAAGATGGATCGCCTGGTGGTCATGGATCACGGCGCCATCGTGGAAACCGGCACCCATGTGGAGCTGATCGCGCATGGGGGGCTGTACGCGCGTTTGTGGGCGCACCAGACCGGCGGTTTCGTCGGCGCGGAATAA
- a CDS encoding M1 family metallopeptidase, with translation MKNPVRLSLAGFALAASLGAAAGTFDPREAFAPFTYPQPVTAYRSGSGMPGPLFWQNRADYDLAATLDPVRNTLMGKATVHYTNNSPDALEVLWLQLDENRFTQDARGNFTAGAMPTSHTDGYRIATVTVEQGGRAVKASYVVSDTRMQVRLPQPLPARGGKITLTIEYSYDLPGDFGGRTGFAPSKNGNIYEMAQWYPRMCVYDDLRGWDTAPYLNSEFYLEYGDFNYAVTVPANMIVAGSGELVNPEDVLTATQRDRLARARDSDATVMIRTPAEVTDPGSRPAKGGTLTWKFRMRNTRDAAFGASTSYVWDAARINLPEGHKALAMSVYPVESVGDTAWGRSTEYLKAAVEHFSARWYPYPYPVAVNEAGSAASGMEYPGIVFDPMKASPKDLHMVTAHEIGHTWFPMIVGTDERRNAWMDEGFNTFIDVYEADAFHGGEFAPKRDGEYAPKGGNPVDEILPLLADRDAPNLLIGADMVKEKYRHPATYFKAALGLVLLREQIVGPERFDPAFRKYIATWAFRHPTPSDFFRLMESETGEDLGWFWRGWYANNWELDLAVTRVAGTKVTLANLDRLVMPATLRVTFDDKSTRDIRIPVETWQQHTTFDVTLPGTKAIVRAVIDPDHALPDRDRINNAWPR, from the coding sequence ATGAAAAACCCAGTCCGTCTCTCGCTTGCCGGCTTCGCCCTGGCGGCATCGCTCGGCGCTGCCGCCGGTACGTTCGATCCCCGGGAGGCGTTCGCGCCGTTCACCTATCCGCAGCCGGTCACGGCCTACCGTTCCGGCAGCGGCATGCCGGGCCCGCTGTTCTGGCAGAACCGTGCGGACTACGACCTGGCCGCCACGCTCGACCCGGTCCGCAACACGCTGATGGGTAAGGCCACCGTGCATTACACCAATAACAGTCCGGACGCGCTCGAGGTGCTCTGGCTGCAGCTGGACGAAAACCGGTTCACCCAGGACGCCCGCGGCAACTTCACGGCCGGCGCGATGCCCACGTCGCATACCGATGGGTACCGCATCGCCACGGTGACGGTGGAGCAGGGCGGTCGGGCCGTGAAGGCGAGCTACGTGGTGAGCGACACGCGCATGCAGGTGCGTCTGCCGCAGCCGTTGCCGGCCCGCGGCGGCAAGATCACGCTCACGATCGAATATTCCTACGACCTGCCGGGCGATTTTGGCGGTCGTACGGGTTTCGCGCCGTCGAAAAACGGCAATATCTACGAGATGGCGCAGTGGTACCCGCGCATGTGCGTGTATGACGATCTGCGTGGCTGGGACACCGCGCCCTACCTCAACAGCGAGTTCTACCTCGAATACGGTGATTTCAACTACGCCGTTACCGTGCCCGCCAACATGATCGTCGCGGGCTCCGGCGAGCTGGTCAATCCGGAAGACGTGCTCACGGCTACGCAGCGCGATCGCCTGGCCCGCGCGCGCGACAGCGACGCCACGGTGATGATCCGTACGCCGGCCGAAGTGACCGACCCGGGCAGCCGGCCCGCGAAAGGCGGCACGTTGACCTGGAAGTTCCGCATGCGGAACACGCGCGACGCCGCCTTCGGTGCCTCGACCAGCTATGTCTGGGATGCCGCACGCATCAACCTGCCGGAAGGCCACAAGGCGCTGGCGATGTCGGTCTATCCGGTGGAGAGTGTGGGCGACACCGCCTGGGGCCGCTCGACGGAATACCTGAAAGCCGCGGTGGAACACTTCTCGGCGCGCTGGTACCCGTATCCGTACCCGGTGGCGGTGAACGAAGCCGGCTCCGCTGCCAGCGGCATGGAATATCCGGGCATCGTGTTCGATCCGATGAAGGCCTCGCCCAAGGACCTGCACATGGTGACGGCGCACGAGATCGGCCATACGTGGTTCCCGATGATCGTGGGCACCGATGAACGCCGCAACGCCTGGATGGACGAAGGTTTCAACACCTTCATCGACGTGTACGAGGCCGACGCGTTCCACGGCGGCGAGTTCGCGCCCAAGCGGGACGGCGAATACGCCCCCAAGGGCGGCAACCCGGTGGACGAGATCCTGCCGCTGCTGGCCGACCGCGATGCGCCCAACCTGCTGATCGGCGCGGACATGGTCAAGGAGAAGTACCGCCACCCGGCCACGTACTTCAAGGCGGCGCTCGGCCTGGTGCTGCTGCGCGAGCAGATCGTGGGCCCGGAGCGGTTCGACCCCGCGTTCCGCAAGTACATCGCCACGTGGGCCTTCCGGCATCCCACGCCCTCCGATTTCTTCCGCCTGATGGAGAGCGAGACGGGCGAGGACCTCGGCTGGTTCTGGCGAGGCTGGTACGCCAACAACTGGGAGCTGGACCTCGCGGTGACCAGGGTCGCCGGCACGAAGGTCACCCTGGCCAATCTCGACCGCCTGGTCATGCCGGCCACGCTGCGGGTGACCTTCGACGACAAGAGCACGCGTGACATCCGCATCCCCGTGGAAACCTGGCAGCAGCACACCACGTTCGACGTGACCCTGCCCGGGACGAAAGCGATCGTCCGCGCGGTGATCGATCCGGACCACGCGCTGCCCGACCGCGACCGCATCAACAACGCCTGGCCGCGCTGA
- a CDS encoding DMT family transporter — translation MSAASDAPIDNRLAAVDRDWRTPVELVALGAIWGGSFLFMRVAAKDFGPFPMVATRLLFGSLVLLPLLLRARKTLRFSHLWKMLALGALSAAVPFTLFAWGAERAPAGIGAIANSMTVLFAALVAFIGFGERIGTRKAIALVAGFAGVLILASGRTAGDNVAPAALAGAAAAFCYGLAGNLIKRYLADIAPTAVAAGCLLGATVLTAPLAALTWPDAPIPVKSWLAVIALGVLCTGLAYAFYFRLIQRIGAPRAATATYLVPLFGVAWAWMFLGEALTPTMALAGAIILGSVLLSQQRKVS, via the coding sequence ATGTCCGCCGCCAGCGATGCTCCGATCGACAACCGCCTCGCCGCCGTGGACCGCGACTGGCGCACACCCGTGGAACTGGTCGCGTTGGGCGCCATCTGGGGCGGCTCGTTCCTGTTCATGCGGGTGGCGGCGAAAGACTTCGGGCCGTTTCCGATGGTGGCAACCCGGCTGCTGTTCGGCTCGCTGGTGTTGCTGCCGCTGCTGCTGAGGGCGCGCAAGACCTTGCGGTTCTCGCACCTGTGGAAAATGCTGGCACTCGGTGCGCTCAGCGCCGCCGTGCCGTTCACGCTGTTCGCCTGGGGCGCCGAGCGCGCTCCCGCGGGCATCGGTGCCATCGCCAACAGCATGACGGTGCTGTTCGCCGCGCTGGTCGCGTTCATCGGCTTCGGCGAGCGCATCGGCACGCGCAAGGCGATCGCCCTGGTGGCCGGTTTCGCCGGCGTGCTGATCCTGGCCAGCGGGCGGACCGCCGGCGACAACGTGGCGCCCGCCGCGCTGGCCGGTGCTGCGGCTGCCTTCTGCTACGGGCTGGCGGGTAATCTCATCAAGCGCTACCTCGCCGATATCGCCCCCACCGCCGTCGCCGCCGGGTGCCTGCTCGGCGCCACCGTGCTGACCGCGCCACTGGCCGCGCTGACCTGGCCGGACGCGCCCATACCCGTGAAGTCGTGGCTGGCCGTCATCGCCCTGGGCGTGCTCTGCACGGGGCTGGCCTATGCGTTCTATTTTCGCCTGATCCAGCGCATCGGCGCACCGCGCGCCGCCACCGCGACCTACCTGGTGCCGTTGTTCGGCGTCGCCTGGGCATGGATGTTCCTGGGCGAGGCGCTGACTCCGACGATGGCGCTGGCCGGCGCGATCATCCTGGGCAGCGTGTTGCTCAGCCAGCAGCGCAAGGTGTCCTGA
- the gnd gene encoding phosphogluconate dehydrogenase (NAD(+)-dependent, decarboxylating), with protein sequence MKIGLIGLGKMGGNIARRLMRDGHQTVVYDNNADARTTLAKDGAEAVESLEALVQALPSPKVVWVMLPSGEITETTIAKISGMLGKDDIIIDGGNTFYKDDARRAEELAAKGQHYVDVGTSGGVWGLDRGYCMMIGGDKATVDFLDPIFKTLAPGAGDIPRTEARDGRDPRVENGYMHAGPAGAGHFVKMIHNGIEYGMMQAFAEGFDILKNRNGTQLPERERYQLDMADIAEVWRRGSVVSSWLLDLTASALAKGPELENYSGYVDDSGEGRWTINAAIEEAVPAEVLTSALFARFRSRQDHTYGERLLSAMRMGFGGHIEGRGTPPKEGEHS encoded by the coding sequence ATGAAAATCGGCTTGATCGGACTGGGCAAGATGGGCGGCAATATCGCCCGCCGCCTGATGAGGGACGGTCACCAGACCGTGGTGTACGACAACAACGCCGACGCGCGCACCACGCTGGCGAAGGATGGCGCCGAAGCCGTCGAGTCCCTCGAGGCGCTGGTGCAGGCCCTGCCCTCGCCCAAGGTGGTGTGGGTCATGCTGCCCTCCGGCGAGATCACCGAGACCACGATCGCCAAGATCAGCGGCATGCTGGGCAAGGACGACATCATCATCGACGGCGGCAATACGTTCTACAAGGACGATGCCCGCCGTGCCGAGGAACTGGCCGCCAAGGGCCAGCATTACGTGGACGTCGGCACTTCCGGCGGCGTGTGGGGCCTCGATCGCGGCTACTGCATGATGATCGGCGGCGACAAGGCCACCGTCGATTTCCTCGACCCGATCTTCAAGACCCTCGCCCCGGGCGCTGGCGACATCCCGCGCACGGAAGCCCGCGATGGCCGTGATCCGCGCGTCGAGAACGGCTATATGCACGCCGGTCCGGCCGGTGCCGGTCATTTCGTCAAGATGATCCATAACGGCATCGAGTACGGCATGATGCAGGCCTTCGCGGAAGGCTTCGACATCCTGAAGAACCGTAACGGCACCCAGCTGCCGGAACGCGAGCGCTACCAGCTCGACATGGCCGACATCGCGGAAGTGTGGCGTCGCGGCAGCGTGGTGTCCTCGTGGCTGCTCGACCTCACGGCCAGCGCGCTGGCCAAGGGCCCCGAGCTGGAGAACTACTCCGGTTACGTCGATGATTCGGGCGAAGGCCGTTGGACGATCAACGCCGCGATCGAGGAAGCCGTGCCCGCCGAGGTGCTCACCTCCGCGCTGTTCGCCCGTTTCCGCTCGCGCCAGGACCACACCTACGGCGAACGCCTGCTGTCGGCCATGCGCATGGGCTTCGGTGGCCACATCGAAGGCCGTGGCACCCCGCCCAAGGAAGGCGAGCATTCCTGA